In one Spirosoma rigui genomic region, the following are encoded:
- the kduI gene encoding 5-dehydro-4-deoxy-D-glucuronate isomerase, whose amino-acid sequence MMHVRYASSPAEVRQFTTAQLRENFLIETLFTPDELALVYSHYDRMIVGGAMPVESAVSLPTYDELKSAYFLERRELGVINVGGQGTITVDGQSYDLAKLDCLYVGRGSHSVTFASADATEPARYYLLSAPAHATHPTQKATSTEVFSASMGSSETANARTIYRYIHKDGIQSCQLVMGLTILQPGSVWNTMPAHVHDRRMEAYFYFDLDPAHRVLHLMGQPAETRHLMVANHQAVVSPPWSVHSGCGTASYSFIWGMAGENLDYADMDMTAIADLR is encoded by the coding sequence ATGATGCACGTACGTTATGCCAGCAGTCCTGCCGAAGTTCGCCAGTTTACCACCGCACAACTCCGGGAAAACTTCCTGATCGAAACCCTCTTTACGCCCGACGAACTGGCACTCGTTTACAGCCACTACGACCGGATGATCGTAGGGGGGGCAATGCCCGTTGAGAGTGCCGTTTCCCTGCCAACCTACGACGAGTTGAAAAGTGCCTACTTCCTGGAACGGCGTGAACTGGGTGTTATCAACGTTGGCGGTCAGGGTACGATCACGGTCGACGGCCAGTCCTACGACCTGGCAAAGCTGGATTGTCTCTACGTGGGTCGCGGCAGCCATTCGGTCACTTTCGCCAGCGCCGATGCCACCGAGCCAGCTCGCTATTACCTGCTGTCGGCACCGGCTCACGCAACGCATCCGACTCAAAAGGCGACCAGCACGGAGGTATTCTCGGCCAGTATGGGCTCGTCCGAAACGGCGAATGCCCGGACCATTTACCGCTACATTCACAAGGATGGCATCCAAAGCTGCCAGCTCGTGATGGGATTGACCATCCTGCAGCCGGGGAGCGTCTGGAACACCATGCCCGCCCACGTTCACGACCGGCGGATGGAAGCGTATTTCTACTTCGACCTCGACCCGGCACACCGCGTTCTCCACCTGATGGGCCAGCCCGCCGAAACCCGTCACCTGATGGTTGCCAACCACCAGGCAGTTGTGTCACCCCCCTGGTCGGTGCATTCCGGTTGCGGTACCGCCAGCTACTCGTTCATCTGGGGGATGGCGGGGGAGAACCTGGACTATGCCGACATGGATATGACCGCGATTGCGGATCTCCGCTGA
- the trxB gene encoding thioredoxin-disulfide reductase produces MTTEHVKCLIIGSGPAGYTAAIYAARANMNPVMYQGPQPGGQLTITTEVDNFPGYPDGVQGPQMMQDLENQARRFGSDIRYGMVTAVDFSGHPHKAIVDDQHEITADSVIISTGASAKWLGLPSEMRLNGRGVSACAVCDGFFFRGQDVAIVGAGDTAAEEASYLANLCRKVYMIVRRGEMRASRFMQQRVKTAPNIEILYNTETQEILGDDEVTGALVKNTSTGEETVLNVTGFFVAIGHKPNTDIFGEYIERDDSGYILTEKGSTRTNIPGVFACGDAQDNVYRQAITAAGTGCMAALDAERYLVTLEMQEQQLVH; encoded by the coding sequence ATGACTACTGAACACGTTAAGTGCCTTATTATTGGCTCTGGCCCCGCCGGATATACAGCTGCCATTTACGCAGCACGGGCTAACATGAACCCTGTTATGTACCAGGGACCGCAGCCAGGCGGTCAGTTGACGATCACAACAGAAGTCGATAATTTTCCCGGCTATCCCGACGGTGTTCAGGGTCCGCAGATGATGCAGGACCTCGAAAATCAGGCCCGCCGGTTTGGTTCAGACATACGGTACGGCATGGTGACGGCCGTTGACTTTTCGGGACATCCTCACAAAGCCATCGTCGACGACCAGCACGAGATCACAGCCGATTCAGTCATTATTTCGACCGGCGCGTCGGCAAAATGGCTCGGCCTTCCCTCCGAAATGCGGCTCAATGGCCGGGGCGTATCGGCCTGTGCCGTTTGCGACGGCTTTTTCTTCCGGGGTCAGGACGTAGCCATCGTTGGTGCGGGCGATACCGCAGCGGAAGAAGCGAGCTATCTGGCGAACCTTTGCCGCAAGGTGTACATGATCGTGCGCCGGGGCGAAATGCGGGCGTCGCGGTTCATGCAGCAACGGGTAAAAACCGCGCCAAACATCGAGATTTTGTACAATACCGAGACGCAGGAAATCCTTGGTGACGACGAAGTAACGGGCGCACTGGTGAAGAATACTAGCACGGGGGAAGAAACCGTTTTAAACGTAACCGGCTTTTTTGTGGCGATTGGCCACAAACCCAACACAGATATTTTTGGCGAGTACATCGAACGGGATGACAGTGGTTATATCCTGACCGAAAAAGGAAGTACGCGCACCAACATACCGGGCGTTTTTGCCTGCGGAGACGCCCAGGATAACGTGTATCGCCAGGCCATCACGGCAGCCGGAACGGGTTGTATGGCGGCTCTCGATGCCGAACGTTATTTAGTAACGCTGGAAATGCAGGAGCAGCAGCTTGTTCATTAA
- a CDS encoding peptidoglycan DD-metalloendopeptidase family protein yields the protein MRKTTIQWLLAIGCLCITVTTQAQERGRFKNNLRISPKNQQNTNAPVVDQPQKADDQFEQEAPNLRFNSQFEPKKELNPVVSEDTSQIDQGETSVVEVIDSVLVGTEWVKIADYYAVWDSRTIDPYNINPLEFNESIDIKLYDPPANRYWSAPLDEGKMTSNFGYRWGRWHTGTDLDLETGNPVYAAFDGIVRVVGWDGNGYGRYVLLRHYNGLETLYGHMSKQTVETGQLVKAGDQLGLGGSTGRSSGPHLHFETRYEGNPFSPLNIYSFPANTINSDHFLLTGNVWDYLRGGHSADMSFKPKFKRTVLHRVRSGETVSSIASRYGMSVSALIRKNHLSSRGRIKPGQKLRVN from the coding sequence ATGAGAAAAACCACAATTCAATGGCTGCTGGCCATTGGGTGTCTGTGTATTACCGTAACGACACAGGCGCAGGAACGCGGACGATTTAAAAACAATCTTCGTATTTCGCCCAAAAACCAGCAAAACACCAATGCCCCGGTCGTTGATCAGCCTCAGAAAGCGGACGACCAATTTGAACAGGAGGCCCCAAACCTGCGCTTTAACAGCCAGTTTGAGCCCAAAAAAGAACTTAATCCGGTCGTTAGTGAAGATACAAGCCAGATCGATCAGGGCGAAACCAGCGTAGTTGAAGTAATCGATTCGGTACTGGTTGGCACTGAATGGGTCAAGATCGCCGATTATTATGCCGTCTGGGATTCACGTACCATCGACCCTTACAACATCAACCCGCTTGAGTTCAACGAGTCCATCGATATCAAGCTTTACGACCCGCCGGCCAACCGGTACTGGTCGGCCCCCCTCGACGAAGGAAAAATGACATCGAACTTCGGGTACCGCTGGGGACGCTGGCATACCGGCACCGACCTGGATCTTGAAACGGGCAACCCGGTCTATGCCGCCTTCGACGGAATCGTGCGGGTTGTGGGCTGGGACGGTAACGGCTATGGTCGCTACGTATTACTTCGACATTATAACGGACTCGAAACGCTGTACGGACACATGTCCAAACAGACAGTTGAAACGGGACAGTTAGTCAAAGCGGGCGATCAGCTTGGTCTGGGCGGTAGTACGGGCCGTAGTTCAGGGCCGCACCTTCATTTCGAAACCCGTTATGAGGGCAACCCATTCAGCCCACTCAACATTTACTCATTTCCGGCCAATACAATCAACTCCGACCACTTTCTGTTGACGGGTAATGTGTGGGACTACCTGCGGGGCGGTCACTCGGCCGATATGAGTTTCAAGCCCAAGTTCAAGCGAACGGTTCTGCACCGGGTTCGGTCGGGCGAAACGGTGTCGAGCATTGCCAGCCGCTACGGTATGTCGGTTTCGGCGCTCATCCGGAAAAACCACCTCTCTTCGCGGGGGCGTATCAAGCCCGGGCAGAAGCTGCGGGTGAATTAG
- a CDS encoding outer membrane beta-barrel protein, which produces MRHFVLLLALVLPRLSVAQSAPDAGNPNFLAKGQVVVGLSVGSGYKGNKPETRSLIPRLHYFLADGWSVAVEGRYLKATSLYDFTYLGAGLSTRYYVVRGKHLAVFAQLGALYGQSTYHRFDPTDYLATMNGVRNSNWQTSAGLGVQYRAGKRWSIEAQAERNWLPASYLTPAYNRWQAGIGLNYHLR; this is translated from the coding sequence ATGAGACATTTTGTCCTATTACTGGCGCTAGTCCTCCCCCGCCTGAGCGTTGCCCAATCCGCACCGGACGCCGGGAATCCGAATTTCCTGGCAAAGGGCCAGGTTGTCGTGGGCCTGAGCGTGGGCTCAGGCTACAAGGGTAATAAACCCGAAACCCGTTCCCTTATCCCCCGCCTTCACTATTTTCTGGCCGACGGTTGGTCGGTTGCGGTCGAGGGGCGTTACCTCAAGGCTACGTCGCTGTACGATTTTACTTACCTCGGTGCGGGCCTCTCAACCCGCTACTACGTGGTCCGGGGAAAGCACCTCGCCGTCTTCGCCCAACTGGGAGCTTTGTACGGCCAAAGTACGTACCACCGGTTTGACCCGACCGACTACCTGGCCACCATGAACGGAGTTAGAAACAGTAACTGGCAAACCAGCGCCGGGCTGGGTGTTCAGTACCGGGCTGGAAAGCGCTGGTCGATTGAGGCCCAGGCAGAGCGAAACTGGCTGCCAGCGTCCTACCTCACGCCCGCCTATAACCGCTGGCAGGCCGGTATCGGCCTCAATTATCATCTCCGATAG
- a CDS encoding phytanoyl-CoA dioxygenase family protein yields MANVLTEPQIEQFIRDGFVRLDNAFSPTLAQEVRTLLWQDMSCDQTDPSTWTQAVIRLGMYAQPPFIEAANTPVLHQAFDQLVGAGRWLPCRNMGTFPVRFPSTDEPPDAGWHVDASFPGTDPGDYTAWRINSRSTGRALLLLFLFSDVGADDAPTRIRIGSHQEVARLLKPFGEAGLSFTELAGKLRQLPPGDETAATGKAGTVYLCHPFLVHAAQAHRGKEPRFLAQPPLLLADALRPDRPAEGLVPVEEAIRRALL; encoded by the coding sequence ATGGCTAACGTATTGACTGAACCGCAAATCGAGCAATTCATCAGGGATGGATTTGTACGGCTGGATAACGCTTTTTCGCCTACCCTCGCTCAGGAGGTGCGCACCCTACTCTGGCAGGATATGAGTTGCGACCAGACGGACCCGAGCACCTGGACGCAGGCCGTTATTCGGCTTGGGATGTACGCGCAGCCCCCTTTCATCGAAGCCGCTAACACGCCAGTGCTGCACCAGGCGTTTGACCAGCTCGTTGGGGCTGGCCGGTGGCTTCCCTGCAGGAACATGGGTACTTTTCCGGTCCGATTCCCCTCCACCGACGAGCCTCCTGACGCGGGCTGGCATGTGGACGCCAGCTTCCCGGGAACTGACCCCGGCGATTATACGGCCTGGCGGATCAACAGCCGGTCAACGGGACGAGCGCTGCTGTTGCTATTCCTCTTTTCGGACGTCGGTGCGGACGATGCCCCGACCCGAATCCGGATCGGTTCGCACCAGGAGGTTGCCCGGCTGCTGAAACCGTTTGGGGAAGCGGGCCTGTCATTCACGGAACTGGCCGGCAAGCTCCGCCAGTTGCCGCCGGGTGACGAAACTGCTGCTACTGGAAAAGCCGGTACGGTTTACCTGTGTCACCCGTTTCTGGTTCATGCAGCGCAGGCCCATCGCGGAAAGGAGCCCCGGTTTCTGGCGCAGCCCCCCTTACTGCTTGCCGATGCGCTACGCCCTGACAGACCGGCTGAGGGGCTTGTGCCGGTAGAAGAAGCCATTCGGCGCGCCCTTCTGTAA
- a CDS encoding DUF5694 domain-containing protein, which yields MNRFRVPVLSFLFSVCQLSLVAQSQPAKTQIMLLGSAHFGQTGFYKNAPLADLFHERRQRELSQLRSDLARFKPDVIFIEREPREQADVDSVYKRYKAGELQLTDLPYGRSESHQLAYALGRELGHPRVYGIDYYSGSSNRMLKKGERVDYYLNEMNAFASLGNEVTGLFQSGKTTVSEYLLTLNSPDVLQKTYHSLFVAPAKVRKGFLDTTDPMLDSSRISYDYVGADFISHFYNRELRIYANIVGLQLTQKNQRILVIMGQRHAAALTRILADDPDYAVIPVASYVGQALQKKKPARTATRISPGR from the coding sequence ATGAATCGATTTCGTGTACCCGTTCTGTCATTCCTGTTTTCTGTTTGCCAACTAAGTCTTGTTGCACAGTCGCAGCCGGCCAAGACCCAGATTATGCTGCTGGGCAGCGCCCATTTCGGCCAGACCGGCTTTTACAAAAATGCCCCCCTGGCCGATCTGTTTCACGAACGACGCCAGCGGGAATTAAGCCAGCTTCGCAGTGACCTGGCTCGTTTCAAACCAGATGTAATATTCATTGAGCGGGAGCCCCGCGAGCAGGCTGATGTTGATAGTGTTTACAAGCGCTACAAAGCGGGAGAGCTGCAGTTGACAGATCTGCCTTATGGGCGGTCGGAGAGTCACCAGCTGGCCTACGCCCTCGGTCGGGAGCTGGGGCACCCGCGGGTGTATGGCATTGACTATTACAGCGGCAGTTCTAACCGGATGCTGAAAAAGGGTGAGCGTGTTGATTATTACCTGAACGAAATGAACGCGTTTGCCAGCCTGGGTAACGAGGTTACCGGCCTGTTCCAGTCGGGTAAGACGACGGTATCTGAATACCTCCTGACGCTTAACTCGCCGGACGTGTTGCAAAAGACGTATCACTCCTTGTTTGTCGCTCCCGCCAAAGTGCGAAAGGGATTCCTGGACACCACCGATCCAATGCTGGATAGCAGCCGTATCTCGTATGATTACGTGGGGGCTGATTTCATCAGTCATTTTTACAACCGCGAACTGCGGATTTACGCCAATATCGTTGGGCTTCAGCTAACCCAGAAAAACCAGCGGATTCTCGTTATAATGGGTCAGCGTCATGCTGCTGCCCTGACCAGAATACTGGCCGATGACCCGGACTATGCCGTTATTCCCGTAGCCAGCTACGTTGGGCAGGCGTTACAAAAGAAAAAGCCCGCCCGGACAGCAACCCGTATCAGTCCGGGAAGGTAG
- a CDS encoding response regulator encodes MSTSPIPSVWILDDDHDDLTFIRLAFQASQPSIDALTISNSDELLPLLASTKERPRLLLLDINMPRKNGFETLAELRSLPEYAELPVIMFTTSSNSVDQAMSMALGANQYLTKPVGYNQLRQLAQNLSQQWGLT; translated from the coding sequence ATGTCCACTTCACCAATCCCCTCTGTATGGATTCTTGACGATGATCATGACGATCTTACGTTTATCCGCCTGGCCTTTCAGGCCAGCCAGCCTTCAATCGATGCCCTGACGATCAGCAACAGTGATGAGCTGCTGCCCTTGCTTGCTTCCACGAAGGAACGCCCCCGGCTACTTTTGCTCGATATTAATATGCCACGCAAAAATGGGTTCGAAACCCTCGCTGAACTGCGCAGCCTGCCCGAATACGCCGAGCTTCCCGTCATTATGTTTACCACCTCGTCGAATTCAGTGGATCAGGCCATGTCGATGGCGTTGGGCGCCAATCAATACCTTACCAAACCCGTTGGCTACAATCAGTTACGGCAATTAGCCCAGAACCTGAGCCAGCAATGGGGACTGACCTGA
- a CDS encoding PAS domain-containing protein — protein sequence MTDPIDSSVNDRALEIEQLQFALQAAGIGTWDYNLVTGQAKWSGICKELFGLPTDAVITAATLLEQVHPDDRAWVGKANMQAIDPLSDGRHDIVFRICLADKRIRWVQAKGKTFKNDQGQIIRFSGTAQDVTQTKLAQQQLETSQQRFRSLIEESPVATCLFMGPTHQIDIANTVMLGYWGKGHEVLGQPFAGSLPELNQQTFGTLLRQAFATGITHEEQSVPTRLNRHGESHLHYFDFTFKPLLHASGAVYAVLSMAIDVTERVEDQQRVDQIQRQVLTSFEQSPVGIAIVSSPDLTFRMVNPFYAELVGRPPGELVGQTLQDALPELRDKGFKELLEQVVTTGVPYIASEVAVDIHRRNGLETIYIDFTYQPWREGNETVGILVVVVDVTEQVRARQKVEASEAKLRSIIATAPAAMGLFVGRDLIVDMPNQAFIDIVGKGPDISGKPLREVMPELESQPFLQILDEVFTAGRMFQSFGSQVDIVQHGVMSHNFYNITYTPLRDESGAVFAILDIAIDVTAEVKTRQALEASEARFRQLSADLDSQVQLRTQELERANAVLAATIQDLQRSNHNLEQFAYVASHDLQEPLRKIQSFGDLLKNEYAEQLGTGINYLERMQVASGRMSTLIRDLLLYSRISTGRDTSPLIALDQVVRVVVNDLELLIDEAGAQLAIGPLPSVAGNSSQLEQLFQNLLSNALKFRRVGSPAYIRVQCEQVLAEHLPPFVKPIQPAMAYHRIDVIDNGIGFDEKYVDRIFQIFQRLHGKNEYAGTGIGLAICEKVVSNHGGAISASSKPGQGATFSIYLPG from the coding sequence ATGACCGACCCGATAGATTCTTCTGTAAACGACCGCGCGCTTGAAATCGAGCAACTTCAGTTCGCCCTGCAGGCTGCCGGCATTGGTACCTGGGATTACAACCTGGTAACGGGTCAGGCAAAATGGTCGGGCATCTGTAAGGAACTCTTCGGACTCCCAACCGACGCCGTCATCACGGCAGCTACCCTGCTCGAACAGGTTCATCCTGACGACCGGGCGTGGGTTGGGAAGGCCAATATGCAGGCAATTGACCCACTCAGCGACGGCAGGCACGACATTGTCTTCCGGATCTGTTTAGCCGACAAACGGATAAGATGGGTTCAGGCTAAAGGAAAAACGTTCAAGAATGATCAGGGCCAGATCATCCGGTTCAGTGGCACCGCACAGGATGTTACCCAGACAAAGCTGGCGCAGCAGCAGCTGGAAACGAGCCAGCAACGCTTTCGCAGTCTGATCGAAGAGTCGCCCGTGGCAACCTGCCTGTTCATGGGGCCAACCCACCAGATCGACATCGCTAACACCGTCATGCTGGGTTACTGGGGCAAGGGCCACGAGGTACTGGGCCAACCGTTTGCCGGGAGCCTGCCGGAACTCAACCAGCAGACCTTCGGAACGCTGCTTCGTCAGGCATTCGCCACCGGCATTACCCACGAAGAACAGAGCGTTCCTACCCGGCTGAATCGACACGGGGAATCGCACCTGCACTATTTTGACTTCACGTTCAAGCCCCTGCTGCATGCTTCCGGTGCCGTCTATGCCGTCCTCAGCATGGCTATTGACGTAACCGAGCGGGTTGAAGACCAGCAGCGCGTTGACCAGATTCAGCGGCAGGTGTTGACCTCTTTTGAACAGTCACCGGTTGGTATCGCCATTGTTTCCAGTCCCGACCTAACCTTCCGGATGGTCAATCCGTTCTACGCCGAACTGGTCGGCCGCCCCCCGGGCGAGCTGGTCGGGCAAACCCTGCAGGATGCCCTGCCCGAACTTCGGGACAAGGGATTTAAGGAACTTCTTGAGCAGGTAGTAACCACCGGTGTGCCTTACATAGCCAGCGAAGTGGCCGTTGATATCCACCGACGCAACGGTCTGGAAACCATTTACATTGATTTCACGTACCAGCCCTGGCGGGAGGGCAACGAAACGGTTGGCATCCTGGTTGTGGTGGTCGACGTTACGGAACAGGTTCGGGCCCGCCAGAAGGTGGAAGCGAGTGAAGCCAAACTGCGTTCTATCATTGCCACCGCCCCGGCGGCAATGGGCCTATTTGTGGGGCGCGATCTGATTGTAGATATGCCCAATCAGGCGTTCATCGATATTGTCGGGAAGGGGCCCGACATTTCCGGTAAGCCACTAAGGGAGGTGATGCCGGAGCTGGAGAGTCAGCCGTTTTTACAGATTCTGGATGAGGTATTCACCGCGGGACGGATGTTCCAGAGCTTCGGCTCTCAGGTCGATATTGTGCAGCACGGCGTCATGAGCCACAACTTTTACAACATCACATACACCCCGCTCCGCGACGAAAGCGGGGCCGTCTTCGCCATACTGGATATTGCCATTGATGTAACTGCCGAAGTGAAAACCCGGCAGGCGCTGGAAGCCAGCGAAGCCCGTTTTCGTCAGTTGTCGGCCGATCTGGACAGCCAGGTTCAACTGCGTACCCAGGAACTCGAACGGGCCAATGCCGTGCTGGCCGCTACCATTCAGGACTTACAGCGTTCAAATCATAACCTGGAGCAGTTTGCCTATGTAGCCAGCCACGACCTGCAGGAACCCCTCCGCAAGATCCAGTCGTTCGGAGATTTGCTTAAAAACGAGTACGCCGAACAGCTGGGTACCGGCATCAACTACCTGGAACGGATGCAGGTGGCCTCCGGGCGCATGTCAACCCTGATTCGTGATCTGCTTCTGTATTCACGCATTTCCACCGGGCGGGATACGAGCCCGCTCATTGCCCTGGATCAGGTGGTACGGGTGGTGGTCAATGACCTCGAGCTGCTCATTGACGAAGCAGGCGCCCAGCTAGCCATTGGTCCGCTACCCTCCGTAGCGGGCAACTCCTCCCAACTGGAGCAGTTGTTTCAAAATTTACTCAGCAACGCGCTTAAATTCAGGAGAGTGGGCTCTCCCGCCTATATACGGGTTCAGTGCGAACAGGTTTTGGCCGAGCACCTCCCCCCGTTCGTCAAGCCGATACAGCCCGCGATGGCCTATCACCGGATCGACGTGATCGATAACGGGATTGGCTTCGATGAAAAATACGTCGACCGTATTTTTCAGATATTCCAGCGCCTGCACGGCAAAAACGAGTACGCCGGTACGGGCATTGGTCTGGCCATCTGCGAGAAGGTCGTTTCCAATCACGGCGGGGCCATATCAGCCAGCAGCAAACCGGGTCAGGGGGCTACGTTCAGTATCTACCTTCCCGGCTGA
- a CDS encoding response regulator — METTIMLVDDSEICNLMMKKVLSRQPMPLKVYDFTEPVVAFSQLKQINPSVLFLDLNMPDLDGWGFLELMRDSGLTNRVIILTSSTSQLDRVRCAEFPNVVAYHTKPLSHDMVRSLMASLQPELS, encoded by the coding sequence ATGGAAACGACAATAATGCTGGTTGACGACAGTGAGATCTGCAACCTGATGATGAAAAAGGTGCTGTCGCGACAACCCATGCCGCTAAAGGTGTATGACTTTACGGAGCCAGTAGTGGCCTTCTCGCAGTTGAAGCAGATCAATCCCTCCGTACTGTTTCTGGATTTGAACATGCCGGACCTCGACGGGTGGGGGTTTCTGGAGTTAATGCGGGACTCGGGTCTTACCAACCGCGTTATCATTCTGACTTCGTCAACGAGTCAGCTGGACCGGGTGCGGTGCGCGGAGTTTCCTAACGTAGTGGCCTACCATACCAAGCCACTGTCGCACGATATGGTTCGTTCACTCATGGCCAGCCTTCAGCCTGAATTATCCTGA
- a CDS encoding carboxymuconolactone decarboxylase family protein, with the protein MEQSHPFKAVSYEEASPEVRQIYDETKRALGLPFVLNWFTCQGGNPLLLQGNWAKLHATLIQGSVPNIIKQLIIYNVSAQRGCEYCAKAHAVFANTMGKSFGENFIITQNLDSDLIPLSYRTAVKVVTKAALTSSAVTAADFDQLAEAGFDQGEIQELMAQAVLVNMLNTIADISGIKIDNELLEIDV; encoded by the coding sequence ATGGAACAGAGTCACCCATTCAAAGCCGTATCCTACGAAGAAGCATCCCCCGAAGTCAGGCAGATCTACGATGAAACGAAACGAGCGCTGGGTTTACCATTTGTGCTGAACTGGTTTACCTGCCAGGGTGGCAATCCCCTGCTTTTACAGGGGAACTGGGCTAAGCTGCACGCTACGCTGATTCAGGGTTCGGTACCCAACATCATCAAGCAGCTGATCATCTATAACGTATCAGCCCAGCGGGGTTGTGAATACTGCGCCAAAGCGCATGCTGTGTTTGCCAACACCATGGGCAAATCTTTCGGCGAGAACTTTATCATTACCCAGAATCTGGACTCTGACCTGATTCCACTGAGCTACCGGACGGCGGTAAAAGTGGTTACGAAGGCAGCCCTGACATCGTCGGCGGTGACCGCGGCCGATTTTGACCAGCTGGCTGAAGCCGGTTTTGACCAGGGCGAGATTCAGGAACTGATGGCACAGGCTGTTCTGGTGAATATGTTGAACACGATTGCCGACATCTCAGGGATCAAGATCGACAACGAACTCCTTGAAATAGACGTTTAG
- a CDS encoding heme NO-binding domain-containing protein, translated as MKGIVFTQLLDMVEQEFGYGLVDTLLLTADLPSGGAYTSAGTYAPHEMVSLVTTLSAHTNKPVPEVLREFGRYLFKSFVSTYQHFIVAAPDAFSFLSSVHAYIHVEVKKLYSDAELPFFGIERCDEHTLRMLYQSNRKMADLAYGLIEGTLEHYGEKATITKNMIKADGSEVEFIIIKQCQRTPDLPLAT; from the coding sequence ATGAAAGGCATTGTATTCACTCAACTGTTGGACATGGTTGAGCAGGAGTTCGGCTATGGACTGGTTGATACCCTGCTATTAACGGCAGATCTACCCTCTGGGGGAGCCTACACATCGGCGGGTACCTACGCCCCCCACGAAATGGTCAGTCTGGTAACCACACTAAGCGCCCATACCAACAAGCCCGTACCGGAAGTACTGCGGGAATTTGGTCGTTACCTGTTCAAGAGCTTTGTCTCTACCTACCAGCATTTTATCGTTGCGGCACCCGACGCCTTCTCGTTCCTGAGTTCCGTTCACGCTTATATCCACGTCGAAGTAAAGAAGCTTTACTCCGACGCGGAGTTGCCGTTTTTTGGTATCGAGCGCTGCGATGAACATACGCTCCGTATGCTCTACCAGTCGAACCGAAAAATGGCTGATCTGGCGTATGGCCTGATCGAAGGAACGCTGGAGCATTACGGTGAAAAAGCCACCATCACCAAAAACATGATCAAAGCCGACGGCAGCGAGGTGGAGTTCATCATTATTAAGCAGTGTCAACGAACCCCGGACCTGCCGTTAGCCACGTAG
- a CDS encoding YqjF family protein → MAFTFLTAEWRNLIFANYAIDRQVLEPLVPYGTELDDFNGVYYGSLVGFYFQHVRMFGAVAVPFHQEFEEFNLRFYVRRKTETGWKRGVVFVKEIVPKFAITLVANTLYGEPYATHPMRHTWKQEAQAQHIQYDWKVGSDWNHIRVRAGLTGQPVRPGSEEEFITEHYWGYTRRSGLKQGESRTSEYEVVHPQWSIFSVHDYSVHCDIPTLYGNTFAPFFEQPPHSVFLADGSAVAIKSGAVLRG, encoded by the coding sequence ATGGCCTTTACGTTTTTGACCGCCGAATGGCGAAACCTGATCTTTGCCAATTACGCCATTGACCGGCAGGTGCTGGAACCGCTCGTTCCTTACGGCACCGAGCTGGACGATTTCAACGGCGTCTACTACGGTAGCCTCGTTGGCTTTTACTTCCAGCATGTGCGCATGTTCGGGGCGGTGGCGGTGCCGTTCCACCAGGAGTTCGAAGAGTTCAACCTGCGGTTTTACGTCCGGCGCAAGACCGAAACCGGCTGGAAACGGGGCGTGGTCTTTGTCAAAGAGATCGTTCCTAAATTTGCCATTACGCTGGTTGCCAATACGCTCTATGGCGAACCGTACGCTACGCACCCCATGCGGCACACCTGGAAACAGGAAGCCCAGGCGCAACATATTCAGTACGACTGGAAAGTAGGGTCCGACTGGAACCACATCCGCGTGCGCGCCGGCCTGACGGGCCAGCCCGTGCGCCCCGGCAGCGAAGAAGAATTTATAACCGAACATTACTGGGGATACACCAGGCGAAGCGGGCTGAAGCAGGGCGAAAGCCGGACCTCGGAATACGAAGTCGTCCATCCGCAGTGGTCTATTTTCTCCGTGCACGATTACTCCGTACACTGCGATATTCCCACGTTGTACGGCAACACATTTGCGCCCTTCTTCGAGCAGCCGCCCCACTCTGTTTTCCTGGCCGATGGCTCGGCCGTAGCCATCAAGTCGGGGGCGGTACTACGTGGCTAA